The stretch of DNA gaggagaaggaaacaCACAGATCGTGAGGTTCTAACTTTGTATCCTAAGGGTGATGTATATGTGACGCCCATAGGTGTAAGGGTCCCTAAGCATAGGGTGTCTGATCAACCGGCTAAAGATAGACAGTTGCACAACTTCTCTTGCCCTAGGCACCATCAACCCAGCTCAGTCCCTGACCTGCAATGTGTTGGATAGCTGCaataaatatgttaattaaataaatatacaggAGCATGGAGGTGAGCTGAAGAAATAAGAAGAATCTTTATTAAGTGAAAGTTTAATTCCACTGAGCTAAATTGAAATTACATGaatgagcaggggagggggaactctAGTTCAGTCCAGTGCCACAGAAACTCCCCGCATCAAAGCAGGCTGTCCAATCATAAGCATTACATCATCATAGTTTACTCTGATTGGCTGATCAGACCTCAAGAGCTGGAAACATACTAGCCCCTTGTAAATAAAGCAGCATTTATGGCTGTCAAAAGTAGTTTCAATTGTTGTCAACTGCACCACAAATGAACTGAAAACATACCCAACTTATGTGAGGAACAGATTCACACCTGAGCCAGGCTAAGAACACTGTTGGGTTATTGTACATGCCTTTGGAGtcaataatttaattttttttggtatTGCATTTAATTTTGTTAAATCACAGTTACTTAAAAAGCCAGGTTATTTATCTGTCTGTTTCAAGACAATGAGTTCATTTCTGTCACTGTACTAATGAGTCCGGGATCATAGACAATCAAATTCACTACTGGTGTAGGACATTGAGGTGACTTTTCATGATCTTTATCGAGGCAAAACACAGAGCTGGTATGATTTTGGTGCATTTAACACTAAACTTGGTAGTGAAGCTATATCAATGTCCTTGGGGTCAACGAGAGATTTCAaggtaaaattctgcaaaatcaTTGTCAGTATCAAAAATATCTCCATCCGAGCCAGACCCTCTCCCACACAAATCCGTTTCCCTGAAATGAAAAAGGAATATTGAGGAGATGCAGGAGATCTTTCTTTGCAACATATGTTAAATACTGTTACAATGGAAGTAAACATCCAGATTAAAATTAGATGCACAGAGTGATTCCGGATAATGACATGGAGGATAATGACCGTCTCTCAGAGTTCAGGAAGGTATGAAAGCATTTGCGGTCTTAAGAAGCCACTCACAGATCATTTCAAAGGCTGAGTTCCACACAGTAAGTAGCTCTTTAAATACAAATATGTGGAGACAGGTGGGCAGATAATGGGGTTTGAGGAAGAGTTAATGCAGGTCCCAAGTCAGTTAATATGTTTAAGGGGGGAATGACAGTGGTTCTTGAGTGGAAGGTGGAATTAACAGGTAGTGAGGTGCAGGCATACTGAGTATTAGGACGGAGAACAGCAAACAGGGTTTTTTAACAGAGTGACGGGATCTTCATTGATTGGAGTAAAGTTGAGAAGTTAAGCAGCCCTACTGATCTCTCTCCCAGTGACTATGCAGATGGCTTCTGCCCTGTTGCATGTTACTCCCTTCAATTTTTTGCATGCACATTCAATCACAATACGTCCACCGCGAGctgacacagacagacaaaggaagatgCGAAGTTGCCAGGCAGAGTGGAGAGTAGTGCATGTTCAATTAGTTAAAAAACAGAATGGAGATGAACAGATACTTCGCAGTTGTGAGAGGCTCTGCTTCATAGCTGGCCCAAAAATGCTCTGCAGACTACAGTCTGAGAACTCTTTATATACTCAAGACAACGCTAAGAGAGAATGGTCTGGGATCTGAAATAAACATGGCTTTTTTTACCTGCAGAAAAAGGCATGAAGAAGTCACTCTTCTTAAAGGCACCATTTTCATCCAAGAAATGTCCCGGGTTAAATTGCTCTGGCTTTGGAAATTCCCTGCTGTCACCTAGGACTGATTGCAGAGCAGGGAATATAGTAGTGCCCTGATTTAGTAAACACAGATAAAGAAAGTTTAAGTGGATACTGTTCAAAGTGAAAAGCCCCCAGAATTCACTGAGCTGGGTAGTGGgacacatttttctttccttcatttCCTTGCATCCCCGGGAAATTCATGCCTTCAACCAGAACTAGAAATACTCAGATTCCATGACAAAAGGTAACCCCACCAAACTGCAGCCCACCTGGAACAACTAGATCCTGGAATTTCATGAGAAAAGCTGCTCCCATTAGGTTACCGCCCTGGTTTCTACATCAAAGAGGATTGGGAAAGTCTGGCTAAGATCCAGAAGTGTTAGGTGCATCTCTCAGCTGCTATTTGAAAGCATTTGAGTTTCCCTGGTCTTTATAGTTTAGTCATCACACCAATAATTTCCCCATAACTAACTAACACAAAGATAACAATGCTAAAAACCCTATACaactcaaagtgaaactcagATGACTTTCACTGTCATCAAATGAACAAGATTAACAATAAAGCTAAAGAACAGGATTCCCATAATTTTGCCCCCATTCTGTAACACAGTCAGAAATCTACAAGTCTCAGCAGATACATGTTGGGAATATAACAAGTTATAACAATATAACAGTTAGTTTTGGGTTACTGAAACTATTGTACGTGGTATCTAGGACAAAATGTCTATAATGTAATTATTAGGGCAGTGATATGGCTCATGCCTGGTTATGTTATAAAAGAAAGCACAGTATGATGTTATCACCAGAGCATATAACTAACTGCTACACAAGAGATTGAGGCCTAAAATTTTCCAACCTAAGACATGGTCACTGCGAGTTGTGGTGCATATTAACACCTCAGAATGTCTAAAGCTTGGTGGAGATGGAATCAGCTCAGAAATTGAACTCCCCAAAGAGACTCCCAAAAAGAGGGAAACTATTGCATACTTGTTTGATATCTATTCCATATCTAAAAGCTTGAATAAGGCTCTAAGCCTGTCTTCTGGAAGGAGAGCTGAGTCTGCAGAATGCAGGGTTCTGTTCTTCTTCATGCAATAATAACTGGAACGTTGTTGGTAACTGTGAAAAACGCCTGTCATGCTCAAACCAGGGCAAACATTTCTATTGTGAATaattcaaaactgaaaaaaggaaaaCGTAGAACTGGATTTTTCAGAGAAATGTTGAGAACTAACCTTGCGAATAACATATTGTCTGAAACGAGTGTCTCTGGTCACTGCATGTGGGACACCCATCGGGACAAGGTTAATGAATCTCTGCATCTCATGTATCACAGCATCTGTGTAGGGCATCTGGCTTCGGTCCGCCATGCAGGGGCTTCGGCTTCGGCCAATCACACGGTCAATCTCTTCATGAACTTTCGCTGTCATCAAATGAACAAGGTTAACAATAAAGCTAAAGAACAGGATTCCCATAATTTTGCCCCCATTCTGTAACACAGTCAGAAATCTACACGTCTCAGCAGATACATGTTGGGAATATAACAAGTTATAACAATATAACAGTTAGTTTTGGGTTACTGAAACTATTGTACGTGGTATCTAGGACAAAATGTCTATAATGTAATTATTAGGGCAGTGATATGGCTCATGCCTGGTTATGTTATAAAAGAAAGCACAGTATGATGTTATCACCAGAGCATATAACTAACTGCTACACAAGAGATTGAGGCCTAAAATTTTCCCACACCAAAGTCAATCATCCACATGAGCATGGAGGAAGCTGATGAGGTGGAAATTAGCGCTGTATATTAACTGGGTTTTGATAAATCTCTTGCACTGACAGAGTTTTGATTTAAGCCCTTACTGAATCCTGACACCTACAAGATGATTAAATCCTAAAATGAAATGGCTTTGCCTTTGTTTGAGGGGAGGGTGCCAGTCTGACAGCCCTAGAATGCAAAGGTACCTGTTACCCACAGACCAGGCACCATCTGGCCAATGGCAGCGCAGGcttcccccacacaaacacatacactttCCCCTGGCTTGTGAGCCTTAATGTGAACTGCGAGGTGAGAAAGGAATCCAGTCACAAGGGCCTACTCAGTCTGAAggccctctgctgagactgcccatAAGGAGGCCGAGTAATGGCAGTTGTGATGGTGCTTTTCGAATGCAGACACCTGTCCACACAAACTGAACTAAAACACCCATCCCCAAACACCTCTCTCACAAATCAGCCTGCACACAGTGGTGACATGGCTCACTTCCAGCCCAATCCAGATTTGATCTAGTGACTTAAGGGACAGGGGTCTGTACCCCAATACAGATTCCTTGAGCCATGCAATCCCCTCATCTCTCCAAAActtaaaattgtgtgtgtgtctgtagggTACCTTCTATATCTGGGTATTTCAGAAGAATCAGGAGTCCATGTCTCAGGGTAGTGCTGGATGTCCCTGTTCCAGCAAGGAATAAGTCTACTGTGCTTCTCACCAAGTTTTCAGTGTTAAATTCTGACTGGCCATTCTGTTGCTCCTGTAGAGAGACTTGTTATAGTTGTTGGATCATTGACTGTAAGTGTGGGATCTATTCATACAGGCCCAAACCCTCTCATCTTCTACCTGCTCTGTGACCCACTCGGCATCTTTATAAAAATCTTACAGAAAATGGGCCATGGCCCTGGAGATTGCAGTAGCACTTTGGGGGTGATTTAGGCCATTGCTGTGGAAATAGGTGGTCTTTTGTAAAAGAGGAGAACTGGAGCATTACAGTAACTAGGTTAGTTTTCATCTGTATTTCTAACGGTTAAAATTGAACTTGTTGTTGTTGATTCCTTTGCTTTCCTATTTTGTTTGCCTGGGCAGCACGAATTGCCTTGATAAGAATTAGAATTCCTTTCCTTGAATTAGAAAGGAAACCAAATGTTTCTAACCCGTTTTTAATCTTGGAGCCAGATGGATTGAGTCTGATGCTCCAAAGGAAGCAAAAACCCACGAAAACACAAATGCCTGGCTACCTGTTGAACGAGGAGTGCACTGATAGAACTTGTAATAGGCTGTCATTGCAAAATATTACATGAGATTAGCAGGAGGGGTTTCCAAAGAAGCAGATGGTAGGTTAGGTCTGTAGATGTGGGCATAGGCAGCCGTTTGAAACTGGATTCTCCTGCTAATCCcactgaggctaacacagagcaGTAAAAAGTGCCTCTGTCCACACACTTAATAAAACCTCTTTTAATGGCTTAATTACAAACAGAACCAATCTGTTTCCAAGTGCTTTTGATACCTACTTTGGATGCTCTGTCCTTTTAagatgtctatactgcaataaaaaacccacggctggcctgggtcagctgactcggactcGTGGGGATCGGGTTGAGGGGCTATAatattgccgtgtagacatacggGCTTGGGCTGTGGCCCCAGGTCTGAGGCCCAGGAAGAGGGAAGGGTCTCAGaacctgggctgcagcccaaacaccaacatctacactgcaattttataacccTGCAGACCGAGCCCttcaagcccaagtcagctgacctgggccagccatggctgtgCTGTGGGTCTTTCATTGCAGTGTGCACATAAGCTTAGATTTGTCTTACTCACTGGTGTAGTCCCACTGGCATCACCGGCACTACTCACACAAATGAGGTGAGCAGGGCTTGCCTTTTAGAATGTAAATCCCAGGGGCAGAGACCAGGTCTGCCTTTGGGTCTTGTACAGAGTGATAAATACCCACAATATGTATAACCCACTCCACAACAAAGGGGAAAGGCGGCTGCCCTCACATACCTGTTCCATTTTGATGAGGAAAGCATCAATGAAGTCTCGAGGGCAGCTGAGATCCAGAGACTCTTCGTGCATCTTCACTCTCTCCAGAACAAATCTTTTAAACTCCTCCGAATTTTTAACTAACTTCTGGTGAGGCCCAGGTATATAATCCATAAGAGTTGGGAAAAAATTGTACAGCTAGAATGATGGAAGGAAAAGCACATCTTGGTTTATCTGGACACACCAAATAATCAATTGACCCAACTGACTCAGTTACAGCAGCACAATACAATACTTTTGTGGCACGTTCCTGTGCAAATGCATTCGAAAGAACGTCTCATGCTTCACTAACTCATTCTACTCAATACACACATATTCCTCACAGAAACTGCAGTGACACTCAGTTCTATTCGCTACAATAATCTCCATTATTTCCAATACAAAAGCATCACCAATACAAACGTGCTGTTCTTGAAAATCACACTCAAGTTCCCAAACCTAGCTCAGATTTTCATAggcagaaataaaatgtaaaagataTCTTAGTCTTCCTCAGGTTGGAGtcaaggggccaaattctctgctgctggAACTCCATTGATTTTGACTGAGTTCAACTGTTGTGCATTTGGTGAGATTTTCAGCAATGGGATGTGTGGGTGGCTGTGTACTAGAAACGAAAAGGAGTTTGCTTTGCAGGTGAGGAATGTGACCACATTCAGGTATCCCATTGTGAATATACCAAGGCATGTGAATTGCAATGATTTGGATGCTAATATTTTAATTGGCAGTTTCCTTGATTTTTACCAAGAGTGTTGAAAGGGAAAGTCCTTGAGCAAACGTAATTCTGAGCAAATGAAGTGGTTTGTGTGGGAATTTAAATAATCCTTAGAAACAAGTTTGAGGCTGGGATTGGTAATAGCTGCCGCCTTATGAGGAGAACAGGAACATTATGGGAACGAAATAATTATTTAAGGAAAAGTaacagtgaaagaaagaaagatctatCCCTTCCCCCATTACAAAGGAGAAGAGTGGAAAAAAACACTGAACACACCTGTCCCAGGAAAGAGCGGAAGAGTTCATTGTTTTCCTGTGTGAGATTAATTAATGCCAGAAACTTTTGATCTTCATAGTCAAACCGGTTCCCAAAGACAACGGAGCAAATGATGTTGGAGACAGCATGGGTGAGAGGGATGGTGGGATCAAAGGGTCGCTCtgcaacaaaaccaaaccagagTCCAATTTTTAATTCAGTATTTTCACCTACAGCATCACATCCATTGATGTTATTGGGAAGTTCTGGATTTCCTGGCCCCAGACCGAGAGTGCAGTCCCGAATATTCATTGGGGAGGGTGAGTTCTGGTGTCACAGTTCCAGGGTGAGCTGGGCTTTAGACCCCCCTCAGTCCCTCTCCAGACCCCACCTCAGGTGACAGGCTAAGTTCCTGCCCCGCTCTGAATGGGAGGAACTCTGCAGTCCAACCACCCTTGGACTGGATAGCTGAGCGGCAGACTCACTACTTCCCAACTATATTAGCATGACAGGCTGCTCTGTGCTGGGCACCTGTGAGCCCTTTCCCTCCAGGGACCTGTGACCAGCGGGTGATCAAAGCAactcaaaaaaaaccaaaaagaaaaggagtacttgtggcaccttaaagactaaccaatttatttgagcatgagctttcatgagctacagctcacttcatcggatgcataccgtggaaactgcagcagacattatatacacacagagatcatgaaacaatacctcctcccaccccactgtcctgctggtaatagcttatctaaagtgatcatcaagttgggccatttccagcacaaatccaggtcttgtcaccctccacccccccacacacaaactcactctcctgctggtaatagcccatccaaagtgacaactctcttcacaatgtgcatgataatcaaggtgggccatttcctgcacaaatccaggttctctcaccccctcaccccctccaaaaaccacacacacaaactcactctcctgctggtaatagctcatccaaagtgaccactctccctacaatgtgcatggtaatcaaggtgggccatgtccagcacaaatgtcccagggacacacacacacacacacacacacacaaactcactctcctgctggcaatagctcatccaaactgatcagtttgtgtgtgtgtgtgtgtgtgtccccgggaaaaaggggggggggtgagaaagcctggatttgtgctggacatggcccaccttgattaccatgcacattgtagggagagtggtcactttggatgagctattaccagcaggagagtgagtttgtgtgtgtggtttttggagggggtgagagaacctggatttgtgctggaaatgacccaccttgattatcatacacattgcgaagagagttgtcactttggatgggctattactagcaggagagtgagtttgtgtgggggggggggcggagggtgagagaacctggatttgtgctggaaatggcccaacttgatgatcactttagataagctactaccagcaggacagtggggtgggaggaggtattgtttcatggtctctgtgtgtatataggtttcagagtaacagccgtgttagtctgtactcgcaaaaagaaaaggagtacttgtggcaccttagagactaaccaatttatttgagcatgagctttcgtgagctacagctcacttcattggatgcatccaatgaagtgagctgtagctcacgaaagctcatgctcaaataaattggttagtctctaaggtgccacaagtactccttttctttttgcgaatacagactaacatggctgttactctgaaacctgtcaaaaaaaaaaaaaacaatctccAAAACAAAGTGTTATTTATCCACTCAAAAGTATGCAGCACACAGAGCAAAAACTAGAAACAATAAAGGCTTCTACACACATTCCTTTTACCTAAACAATCTTTCCTTGCAAGCTTCGGTAAGTTCCATTCAGGCCAGTTACCTCCATCTCACTAAACTCCCTTTCTGCTTCAGTGAGAATCTCTAAGATTTTAGTATCCCTGTTGGATGCTAGTTTCTGTCTGGGAAGACAATACTTTGCCAATTAACTGAGGCTAAGCTGGGGCTGTTCTCAAACTAACAGCTTCTCCATTATTACCAGTGGCATTCTCTCTGATCGTACTTATCTTTGCCATTATTTTATTTCCTCTTGCTGTTCCCCTTTCAGCCTCCTTTTACTTAATTCTGTACAGTCAGGCAGGATAATATCACACAGGTAAACTGAGGCGCACAAGGTATTTATGAAAAACAACACAGATATTTCCCTCATTCTCCACCTAGGGCTTCCCCAATGTTATCGCTGTAAATTTATATTAAATGATTGTCCCCATTTTGCTGGGAATCAGTTTTCACACTGTCTCCTTTGGTGCTCTCTGCCTGACAATTCTGGTCTGACCAGGGACCATCAGTCCCTCTCCGAGTGAGGCCTGCCTGTCTGCCATAGGCTCTTTATACAGGCCTGACAGACAGTATCCCATTCAGAACAGGATCCTGCATTCAGAGGATTCTGCCTGAGCCATTGCTTGTAGCATTGTCACAAACTCCTGTAATGCAGCAGGGCCTATGCAGAATTCAAGGGAATTGTCTACAAGATTTCACCCCTCTGACTTGAGACCACATTGCACAGGGAGAACAACCAGAAGCAGCATTTTCTCCATGCAGTGTGTTCTCGCCTCACAGCAGACTCCTGCTCCTGGCCCTCACCCAGGCAGAGTTCTTTTATCTACAGGACCAGCTGCCCTTGGCTCAGGATACACATGTGGCAACAGCAGTAAAGTGGCTCTCCCTTGTTTCTGAATCACGGGTGGGGAAGGTTCTCCGTGCATTCTCCTCTCATACACACAATTCACTGAGATGGACAGTCAACTTCATTTTAGCCCTTAATGGTGTACTGTATATTGCAAGAGGtggaatggtcttgtggttaaggcagtggCCTGGGTCTCAGGAAATCTGGAtacaattcccagctctgccacaaacttccagGTGTGACCTCGAGCAAGtcgcttaatctctctgtgtttcagttccccatctctaaaagagagaaaataattctTCCTTTCTCCACTTTTTCTTCGTCATGTGTATTTAATATGTACGTTGCTtgcggcagggactgtctcaAACTGTTTGTTAGTACAACCCATAGGCGAAGGAGCCCCAGTCTTGGCTGGGACCTCTAGAAACTAAtagaacataaataaataaataataaaatcatcatcatctcttAGGAAGCACTGTAAATTTACACAGTGATTTCAAACTTTCCTCGGGAGACCATCCCCATGCAATGTAGGAGTCAGACTCGTATCAGACATCTAGCAGAGAAGAAAATCAGAATAAGCAAGCTGTAGGCCTCAGTGTCTTATTAGCCCAACACACggaagataaactaatccactcTAACATGGTTCACTGTGTTAGCTTCTGCCTACTCTGgacaaacattttccatttgcCCGTTGGCCACAGATCAGAGGGTAGAAAACATGGGAAATAACAGCCAGGAAAGGTCATCTCAGGAACTTTTCTCACATATTTTTCCTTTATACTAAACACAGGTTGTTATATGTGCAGCTAATGGCTTGAGTTATAAGGTGTTTGAACCAAAGTTAAGATCACAAAATAAAGGAAGACAAGAGTCTTTAGCTGACTCCTCAGTTTTCGAATTACAAGCAGCAATTCCCCACCGTGTGTTTTTTTGAGCCTTTCCACCAGAAAACAGGCTTCCTCCTGGATCCGTTCCTCAAtgcttttcttccccatcccaaAGTTTCTGAGCGTGGTGAGGGCAAATCGGCGAAGCTGCTTCCACCGCTCCCCATTGCTGAATATAATGCCTGGAAAAGGGAGGAGAATAGGAAAGATGGGTGGGGGCAGACTCAATTTGCTAAATTTCTAACCTAGGGAAACATGGGTCATTGAAAGGTTCAACGTCAAGGCAAACATTATTGTATTTGTGTTCTACTGGAGACCCTGGATTATATTTTTTCTGTATGAAACTCAAAATCCCACACGTTAATCTCATTGCTGTTTATAGCAATTATGAACAAGaaaaataattccattgattGCCATGCGCAATGGCTGTATTTTGTTCTCTAACACAGTGTAAACTGTCACAGTAATTAGAGCAAAGTACATAAGCTGGTACCAtgtaaaaataagaaatacaCTGGACATGAATAAGTGGCTATAGTGAGTATCCCTCAAAGAGCAGGACTAAATGAAACACCAACGGTCTTCTCAGTCGTGTTCTCCACATACAGAGAACATCAGCGCTACATGCTGAAGTTGTTAGCAATATACCTGCTCCTTTAGCAAGCTTGTCAGCCAGTGCTAGTTTTCCTCTTCCACTGAACTCATCCCCTTGATCAATCAGAGCTTCCTTCACAGCCTCCTGTCCATACAGCACCACAACCCGCTGTGAGCCTAAGCATATTGTGAAAACCGGGCCGTACTTTGCACTGAGCTGTAAAAGATTAACACAAAGGACCAATACGTTTTTACTAAATCCACTTAAGAATAAGGAGAGTGGATCAAATTACAGACTGGTGAAAGAGCTCTCCTGCCACCAAGGACTACACTCAAAAAGGGATAATAGGTACCTAAATGGAAAATGTAGATCCTGAAAACCCCCAGCTATCCCTCTAGGCAACTCAACTCCCTCAGTGCCTAAGTTTCCACTCTTGAATTCCCGGAGgcacttataaaatctgtggctGGGCATGCACACGGCTACCTCAGTCCTTATGGCCAGCGCCTAACACACGCCCGAGCCCTGTCTGGATCCTCAAATGCAGTGTTGCCCTCCCTCGCTCATCTGCTCTTAAAGCTCACCTAACAGATTAGATCCATACAACATGCaccagaagaggaggaggaggtgcctCACCCCTCTCCCGCCCCAATCACTTTTAGTTTAGTGGGAATGctactcacctgagatgtgggagagcCGGGTTTAATTCCCCCCCATACCTGATGTGAAAAAGGGatctgaatccaggtctcccctcTCTTTGGAGAGTGCCCTAAACCACCACGCTGTGGGTCATTCTGGAGCAGGACTCTCTCcatctttcctgttgaagctgttccattgcaTATCAATAAGTGAACAGTCATTGGGAAaggaacttgggtctcccacatcctgggtgagcgACCTAGGCCTAACCACTAGGATATAGAGTcagtctcactctctctctggagCAGCTGCCAAGGAAAGGTGAGTCCACCAGAACGCTGGACCTGAGTCCTCCTATAAGGCAATTTACCCCTggatgtgtgtggggagaggagcccctctaCAATCACTGTCCTTTCTGGATCTCCACCCAGGAGGGATATGTCAACTTTACAGAATAGAGCAACAGTCTAGGCCTTACCCTTATCCTGTGAAGAAGGCAAATATCATTAGATCAATTTTACAAGAGGGAAACATACAAAGAACTTTGGTGGTTTCCCCAGGCACACACATGTAATCAATTGCGGAGCTGGGACCAGAACCTAGGGCTGCTGACTGCTTCCCTGCTTAACCCACCAGACCACACTCCCCACCTCAGGATAATCTGTACAGGCTGCAGCACAACTGAGAGGGTGTATTCTGGTTTACCTGTGAATAAGACACATTATCATAAAAATAACACATTGCCAGGAACAGGTTGCATCTAGCATTCAAGATTAAatatttctgtggaaaaaatatttagCCTTAAACATGAGGAGCTGAGCCACTCTGCAAACCCCAGAAATTTCAGAGTTCTCTTTCCACAGTCTCTGCTTAAAACCCACCTGAGCCAAAGCCCTGGATACGGAGAAAGCCCCCTTACCTCATGTATAGATTGGGGCAAGTTCCTCATATTCAGCTGCAGCGTGTTCCCTATGATGGGAAAAGCAACAGGGCCAGGTGGCAGCTTCCCATTTCCAGACACCTTTTTCCATGCTGAAAGGAAAAGAAGGCAAGA from Eretmochelys imbricata isolate rEreImb1 chromosome 7, rEreImb1.hap1, whole genome shotgun sequence encodes:
- the LOC144267249 gene encoding cytochrome P450 2H1-like isoform X2, whose translation is MEPLGATSVFLVICVSCLLFLSAWKKVSGNGKLPPGPVAFPIIGNTLQLNMRNLPQSIHELSAKYGPVFTICLGSQRVVVLYGQEAVKEALIDQGDEFSGRGKLALADKLAKGAGIIFSNGERWKQLRRFALTTLRNFGMGKKSIEERIQEEACFLVERLKKTHERPFDPTIPLTHAVSNIICSVVFGNRFDYEDQKFLALINLTQENNELFRSFLGQLYNFFPTLMDYIPGPHQKLVKNSEEFKRFVLERVKMHEESLDLSCPRDFIDAFLIKMEQEQQNGQSEFNTENLVRSTVDLFLAGTGTSSTTLRHGLLILLKYPDIEAKVHEEIDRVIGRSRSPCMADRSQMPYTDAVIHEMQRFINLVPMGVPHAVTRDTRFRQYVIRKGTTIFPALQSVLGDSREFPKPEQFNPGHFLDENGAFKKSDFFMPFSAGKRICVGEGLARMEIFLILTMILQNFTLKSLVDPKDIDIASLPSLVLNAPKSYQLCVLPR
- the LOC144267249 gene encoding cytochrome P450 2H1-like isoform X3 encodes the protein MEPLGATSVFLVICVSCLLFLSAWKKVSGNGKLPPGPVAFPIIGNTLQLNMRNLPQSIHELSAKYGPVFTICLGSQRVVVLYGQEAVKEALIDQGDEFSGRGKLALADKLAKGAGIIFSNGERWKQLRRFALTTLRNFGMGKKSIEERIQEEACFLVERLKKTHERPFDPTIPLTHAVSNIICSVVFGNRFDYEDQKFLALINLTQENNELFRSFLGQEQQNGQSEFNTENLVRSTVDLFLAGTGTSSTTLRHGLLILLKYPDIEAKVHEEIDRVIGRSRSPCMADRSQMPYTDAVIHEMQRFINLVPMGVPHAVTRDTRFRQYVIRKGTTIFPALQSVLGDSREFPKPEQFNPGHFLDENGAFKKSDFFMPFSAGKRICVGEGLARMEIFLILTMILQNFTLKSLVDPKDIDIASLPSLVLNAPKSYQLCVLPR
- the LOC144267249 gene encoding cytochrome P450 2H1-like isoform X1 gives rise to the protein MEPLGATSVFLVICVSCLLFLSAWKKVSGNGKLPPGPVAFPIIGNTLQLNMRNLPQSIHELSAKYGPVFTICLGSQRVVVLYGQEAVKEALIDQGDEFSGRGKLALADKLAKGAGIIFSNGERWKQLRRFALTTLRNFGMGKKSIEERIQEEACFLVERLKKTHERPFDPTIPLTHAVSNIICSVVFGNRFDYEDQKFLALINLTQENNELFRSFLGQVCSLYNFFPTLMDYIPGPHQKLVKNSEEFKRFVLERVKMHEESLDLSCPRDFIDAFLIKMEQEQQNGQSEFNTENLVRSTVDLFLAGTGTSSTTLRHGLLILLKYPDIEAKVHEEIDRVIGRSRSPCMADRSQMPYTDAVIHEMQRFINLVPMGVPHAVTRDTRFRQYVIRKGTTIFPALQSVLGDSREFPKPEQFNPGHFLDENGAFKKSDFFMPFSAGKRICVGEGLARMEIFLILTMILQNFTLKSLVDPKDIDIASLPSLVLNAPKSYQLCVLPR